From one Nycticebus coucang isolate mNycCou1 chromosome 14, mNycCou1.pri, whole genome shotgun sequence genomic stretch:
- the RAG1 gene encoding V(D)J recombination-activating protein 1, producing MAVSFPPALGLSSAPEEIQHPHIKFSEWKFKLFRVKSLEKTPADAQKEKKDVSEGKPSLKQSPAVLDNKAGGQKPVLTQPVLKAHPKFSKKFHDDGKARGKAIHQANLRHLCRICGDSLKTDQYKRRYPVHGPVDGKTQALLRKREKRATSWPDLIAKVFRIDVKADVDSIHPIEFCHNCWSIMYRKFSGAPGEVCFPRNTAMEWHPHTSSCDICHSARRSLKRKSLQPNVQLSKRLKTVLDQARQARQCRRRAQVRICSRKVMKKITSCSKIHLSTQLLAVDFPDHFVKAISCPICEHILADPVQTNCKHVFCRICILRCLKVMGSYCPSCQYPCFPTDLDSPVKSFLSVLNSLMVRCPAKGCNEEVSLEKYNHHVSSHRESRETLVHINKGGRPRQHLLSLTRRAQKHRLRELKLQVQAFADKEEGGDVKSVCLTLFLLALRAGNEHRQADELEALMQGRGSGLQPAVCLAIRVNTFLSCSQYHKMYRTVKAITGRQIFQPLHALRNAEKVLLPGYHPFEWQPPLQNVSFSTDVGIIDGLSGLSSSVDDYPVDTIAKRFRYDSALVSALKDMEEDILEGMRSHDLDDYLNGPFTVVVKESCDGMGDVSEKHGSGPVVPEKAVRFSFTVMTITLTHGSQSVRVFEEAKPNSELCCKPLCLMLADESDHETLTAILSPLIAEREAMKNSQLMLEMGGILRTFKFIFRGTGYDEKLVREVEGLEASGSVYICTLCDATRLEASQNLVFHSITRSHAENLERYEMWRSNPYHESVEELRDRVKGVSAKPFIETVPSIDALHCDIGNAAEFYRIFQLEIGEAYKNPNASKEERKRWQATLDKHLRKKMNLKPIMRMNGNFARKLMTKETVDAVCELIPSKERHEALRELMDLYLKMKPVWRSSCPAKECPEFLCQYSFNSQRFAELLSTNFKYRYEGKITNYFHKTLAHVPEIIERDGSIGAWASEGNESGNKLFRRFRKMNARQSKFYEMEDVLKHHWLYTSKYLQKFMNAHNASKNSGFTVSSQASAGDSLGIEDSLESQDSMEF from the coding sequence ATGGCTGTCTCCTTCCCACCAGCCCTGGGACTCAGTTCTGCCCCAGAAGAAATTCAACACCCACATATTAAATTTTCAGAATGGAAATTTAAGCTTTTCAGGGTGAAATCCCTTGAAAAGACGCCTGCAGatgctcaaaaagaaaagaaggatgtCTCTGAGGGGAAACCCTCTTTAAAGCAATCTCCAGCAGTCCTGGACAACAAGGCTGGTGGTCAGAAGCCAGTCCTGACTCAACCAGTATTAAAAGCACACCCTAAGTTTTCTAAGAAATTCCACGATGACGGAAAAGCCAGAGGCAAAGCCATCCACCAAGCCAACCTTCGACATCTCTGCCGCATCTGTGGGGATTCTTTGAAAACTGATCAGTACAAGAGGCGATACCCAGTGCATGGGCCTGTGGATGGTAAAACCCAAGCCCTTTTACGAAAGAGGGAAAAGAGAGCAACTTCCTGGCCAGACCTCATTGCCAAGGTTTTCCGGATTGATGTGAAGGCAGATGTTGACTCCATCCACCCCATTGAGTTCTGCCATAACTGCTGGAGCATCATGTACAGAAAGTTTAGCGGTGCCCCCGGGGAGGTGTGCTTTCCAAGGAACACAGCCATGGAGTGGCACCCCCACACATCCTCCTGTGACATTTGCCACAGTGCCCGTCGGAGTCTCAAAAGGAAGAGTCTTCAGCCAAATGTGCAGCTCAGCAAAAGACTCAAAACTGTGCTTGACCAAGCAAGACAAGCCCGTCAGTGCAGGAGAAGAGCTCAGGTGAGGATCTGCAGCAGAAAAGTCATGAAGAAGATTACCAGCTGCAGTAAAATACATCTCAGCACCCAGCTGCTTGCGGTGGACTTCCCTGACCACTTCGTGAAAGCTATCTCCTGCCCGATCTGCGAGCACATCCTGGCTGACCCCGTGCAGACCAACTGTAAGCACGTCTTTTGCAGGATCTGCATTCTCAGGTGCCTCAAAGTCATGGGCAGCTATTGTCCCTCTTGCCAATATCCATGCTTCCCTACTGACTTGGACAGTCCAGTGAAATCCTTTCTGAGTGTCTTGAATTCCCTGATGGTGAGATGTCCAGCCAAAGGGTGCAATGAGGAGGTCAGCTTGGAAAAATATAATCACCATGTCTCAAGTCACAGGGAATCAAGAGAGACTCTTGTGCATATTAATAAGGGAGGCCGGCCCCGTCAGCACCTTCTGTCCCTGACTCGGAGAGCTCAGAAACACCGGCTGAGGGAGCTCAAGCTGCAAGTTCAGGCTTTTGCTGACAAAGAAGAAGGCGGGGACGTGAAGTCTGTGTGTCTGACCTTGTTCCTGCTGGCTCTGAGGGCAGGGAATGAGCACAGACAGGCGGATGAGCTGGAGGCCCTCATGCAGGGACGGGGATCTGGCCTGCAGCCAGCTGTTTGCTTGGCCATCCGTGTCAACACCTTCCTCAGCTGCAGTCAGTACCACAAGATGTACAGGACTGTGAAAGCCATCACGGGCAGGCAGATTTTCCAGCCTTTGCACGCCCTTCGGAATGCTGAGAAGGTCCTTCTTCCGGGCTACCACCCCTTTGAGTGGCAGCCACCTCTGCAGAATGTGTCTTTCAGCACCGATGTGGGCATCATCGATGGGCTGTCTGGACTCTCCTCCTCAGTGGATGATTACCCCGTGGACACCATTGCCAAGAGGTTCCGCTATGACTCGGCTTTGGTGTCTGCTCTGAAGGACATGGAAGAAGACATCTTGGAAGGCATGAGGTCTCATGACCTAGACGACTACCTGAATGGCCCCTTCACTGTAGTGGTGAAAGAGTCCTGTGATGGAATGGGAGATGTGAGTGAGAAGCACGGGAGTGGGCCAGTCGTCCCGGAAAAGGCAGTTCGCTTTTCATTCACAGTCATGACAATTACTCTCACACATGGCTCACAGAGTGTGAGGGTGTTTGAGGAAGCCAAACCCAACTCTGAACTGTGCTGCAAGCCACTGTGCCTTATGCTGGCAGATGAATCTGACCACGAGACCCTGACTGCCATCCTCAGTCCTCTCATTGCTGAGAGGGAGGCCATGAAGAACAGCCAATTGATGCTTGAGATGGGAGGCATCCTCCGGACTTTCAAGTTCATCTTCAGGGGCACCGGATATGATGAAAAACTTGTCCGGGAAGTAGAAGGCCTCGAGGCTTCTGGCTCAGTCTACATTTGTACGCTTTGCGATGCCACCCGTCTGGAAGCCTCTCAAAACCTTGTGTTCCACTCCATAACCAGAAGTCATGCTGAGAACCTGGAACGCTATGAGATGTGGCGTTCCAACCCATACCACGAGTCTGTGGAGGAGCTGCGGGACAGGGTGAAAGGGGTCTCGGCCAAGCCTTTCATTGAGACGGTGCCATCCATCGATGCACTGCACTGTGACATTGGCAATGCAGCTGAGTTCTATAGGATTTTCCAGCTAGAGATAGGGGAGGCATATAAGAATCCCAATGCTtccaaagaggaaaggaaaagatggcAGGCCACCCTGGACAAACATCTCCGGAAGAAGATGAATCTAAAACCAATTATGAGGATGAACGGCAACTTTGCCAGGAAGCTCATGACCAAGGAGACTGTCGATGCAGTTTGTGAGTTAATTCCTTCCAAGGAGAGGCATGAAGCTCTGAGGGAGCTGATGGACCTCTACCTGAAGATGAAGCCTGTGTGGCGATCTTCATGCCCCGCTAAAGAGTGCCCAGAATTCCTCTGCCAGTACAGTTTCAACTCGCAGCGTTTTGCTGAGCTCCTCTCTACCAACTTCAAATATCGGTACGAGGGCAAAATCACTAATTATTTTCACAAAACTCTAGCACATGTTCCTGAAATTATCGAGAGGGATGGCTCTATTGGGGCATGGGCAAGTGAGGGAAATGAGTCTGGTAACAAACTGTTCAGGCGCTTCCGCAAAATGAATGCCAGGCAGTCCAAGTTCTATGAAATGGAAGATGTCTTGAAACACCACTGGCTATATACTTCCAAATATCTCCAGAAGTTTATGAATGCTCATAACGCATCAAAAAACTCTGGGTTTACTGTGAGCTCACAGGCAAGTGCAGGGGATTCCTTAGGCATAGAGGACTCTCTGGAAAGCCAAGATTCAATGGAATTTTAA